One window of the Cotesia glomerata isolate CgM1 linkage group LG10, MPM_Cglom_v2.3, whole genome shotgun sequence genome contains the following:
- the LOC123273184 gene encoding collagen alpha-2(IV) chain yields the protein MTPLMLRFVATAVLLSVIAGEQYNETWANRGRFSYRPQYTRGDISPESDRNNSQDSRVPPYWSQSGENYGDRTDDELRRADPYDRYDERRDGRRDGQYDDGRDSRFDDRRDNRRNQDPYYGTDRADENTNSRGYPSSYSEVPIPGAGPPKNCTGGGCCTPKCFAEKGSRGPPGILGPQGPKGQRGFPGTEGLLGPKGDKGDPGPQGPRGPKGDRGKMGMPGFPGIDGIPGVQGPPGSPGMPGKDGCNGTDGAPGRHGVPGEPGPRGIRGFSGAKGDKGQPAFAGNFPKGDKGEPGLDGVRGPPGSPGPQGERGPFGPKGERGPYGPPGPQGLKGEKGNMGLGFEGLKGDKGQKGDVGPPGVAQPQLPFSKTDQVVGPVGDPGPKGDKGDVGLDGPKGEPGFMGDAGFPGAPGGKGEKGLPGAPGIRGRDGFSGPPGPPGRKGDRGIDGLDGLPGRAGQKGDPGKDGPEGMTGLRGPPGPPGGGKGQPGPPGEKGPRGFPGPIGPRGSDGFPGDPGPRGPIGFPGGPGQPGTPGPEGLPGDKGSKGEPGLTGFPGEVGPRGFDGPPGPAGPRGPQGDKGFSIIGPKGIDGTPGIDGEKGQKGERGYAGVRGRPGDSLDGIPGSPGAPGMPGEPGASGRDGVPGIPGEHGEKGDIGGRCQDCLPGLRGEKGDRGNDGAPGQPGARGPPGERGFPGEAGFDGLPGPIGPPGPSGKDGIPGSPGPQGEPGTPAIVTENMLKLEKGDKGLRGEPGRSGPPGPIGMTGEKGRQGFEGFPGLKGEAGDRGFPGQDGAAGRPGIPGQKGEKGISVKGEPGEPGRPGAMGYKGDPGFYGPKGEPGECAPINLEEGVKGDRGPPGEKGELGPPGRDGLPGDKGLQGFSGPPGPAGPIGSPGPTGPRGLPGPRGDKGDTGPMGFPGEAGRDGPRGFPGLPAAKGDKGEMGISVKGSQGLTGPPGEKGERGFPGAPGKEGPRGYPGLAGFTGEKGDVGVPGINGLPGGPGEKGDTGPVGPPGPPGVPGAPGTDGGKGEPGLPGEPGRIGLPGFPGEKGGRGEPGIEGPKGYPGRRGLPGVAGQPGLEGAPGLKGERGEKGNSGFPGLPGLEGKPGRVGAPGPKGDHGFDGAPGLPGPMGLEGVKGERGFSGNPGRKGEPGQTSAKGQKGEPGMPGVRGAPGPPGRDGVDGEKGEAGRPGLARDGLPGLKGEPGIPGLDGLPGPQGQKGDTGVTGFPGQKGDAGYPGPAGEPGRPGLDGFPGPNGDMGPAGPPGFPGLDGDMGMPGRPGLDGPKGERGPQGIDGLPGVLGPPGLKGDRGPAGLTVSIKGEKGEPGNPGLDGLDGEKGDRGFNGAPGFDGEKGDRGPPGVLGNPGSPGAPGPKGDTGLVGAPGFPGATVKGEKGLPGMLGKHGRDGLPGTPGEKGEPGFPGLPGHKGDAGAWGPVGHQGEKGDTGLIGPEGPPGRPGEPGLEGMPGVSGERGPKGDQGPPGLFGAPGQKGERGLSGPPGLDGIPGEKGDRGFDGIPGEPGNPGEKGDRGYPGAVGFMGEVGRIGEKGDQGDDCLEPPMGPKGDRGFPGSPGIPGAPGEKGVAGPPGFPGIPGAKGAQGFMGAPGSPGRPGLEGPIGPPGLPGLTGPAGLPGPKGESGAQCEQATDYLTGILLVRHSQSQTVPVCEPGHIKLWEGYSLLYTDGDERAHSQDLGYAGSCVRKFSTMPFLFCDVNNVCHYASRNDRSYWLSTNSPIPMMPVEESSIEEYISRCVVCEVPANVLAIHSQSLSIPECPSGWSGLWIGYSFVMHTGAGSQGGGQSLSSPGSCLEDFRATPFIECNGAKGHCHYYANEFSFWMATIEDRQQFQKPEKQTLKAGNLRTRISRCQVCIKNT from the exons ATGACCCCGCTGATGTTGAG ATTCGTCGCAACCGCGGTTCTGCTTTCTGTCATTGCAGGG gaGCAATATAACGAGACATGGGCAAATCGAGGAAGATTTAGTTACAGGCCACAATATACGCGAGGTGATATTTCACCCGAATCTGATAGGAATAATTCGCAGGATTCTAGAGTTCCGCCTTACTGGAGTCAAAGCggag AAAATTATGGAGACAGAACAGATGATGAATTAAGGCGCGCAGATCCTTACGATCGGTATGACGAACGAAGGGATGGCCGAAGAGACGGTCAGTATGACGACGGGAGAGACTCTCGGTTCGACGATCGCAGAGACAACCGAAGAAACCAAGATCCCTACTACGGTACCGACAGAGCTGATGAAAACACTAACTCCAGAGGTTACCCGTCGAGCTACTCAGAGGTACCGATTCCCGGAGCTGGACCACCCAAGAACTGCACGGGTGGTGGATGCTGTACGCCTAAATGTTTTGCTGAAAAAGGATCAagg GGACCGCCAGGTATTTTGGGACCCCAAGGACCAAAAGGACAACGCGGATTCCCAGGAACTGAAGGTTTGCTAGGACCCAAAGGAGACAAAGGCGACCCAGGACCTCAAGGCCCGCGTGGTCCCAAAGGAGATAGA ggAAAAATGGGTATGCCCGGATTCCCCGGAATCGACGGAATTCCAGGAGTCCAAGGTCCGCCAGGATCCCCTGGTATGCCTGGAAAAGACGGATGTAATGGCACAGAC ggAGCTCCAGGACGTCACGGAGTGCCGGGAGAACCTGGTCCCAGAGGTATCAGAGGTTTTTCAGGAGCAAAAGGAGACAAAGGTCAGCCTGCCTTTGCAGGAAACTTCCCGAAAGGAGACAAAGGAGAGCCTGGACTTGACGGCGTGAGAGGACCGCCTGGATCGCCCGGACCTCAAGGTGAACGAGGTCCTTTTGGTCCCAAAGGAGAGCGTGGTCCTTAT GGACCGCCGGGTCCGCAAGGTTTGAAGGGAGAAAAAGGAAACATGGGACTTGGCTTTGAGGGGCTGAAGGGAGACAAAGGTCAAAAGGGAGATGTCGGGCCTCCAGGAGTCGCCCAGCCTCAGCTTCCTTTCTCTAAAACTGATCAAGTTGTTGGACCTGTTGGAGATCCTGGGCCTAAAGGagataaa gGAGATGTAGGACTCGACGGGCCTAAAGGAGAGCCAGGATTTATGGGAGATGCTGGTTTCCCTGGAGCTCCAGGAGGCAAAGGAGAAAAAGGTCTTCCTGGTGCTCCTGGAATTCGA GGAAGAGATGGTTTCTCAGGACCTCCTGGTCCACCAGGTCGCAAAGGAGATCGAGGTATCGACGGATTGGACGGACTCCCTGGTCGCGCTGGTCAGAAAGGAGACCCTGGAAAAGACGGACCCGAAGGAATGACTGGTCTGAGAGGTCCTCCTGGACCACCGGGT gGCGGTAAAGGACAACCTGGACCTCCAGGAGAAAAAGGACCCAGAGGATTCCCAGGACCAATTGGTCCAAGAGGATCTGATGGTTTTCCTGGTGATCCTGGTCCCAGAGGGCCAATTGGATTCCCCGGAGGACCTGGCCAGCCTGGAACTCCAGGACCAGAAGGTTTGCCGGGAGACAAAGGAAGCAAGGGTGAGCCTGGATTGACTGGATTCCCCGGAGAAGTTGGACCGAGAGGTTTCGATGGTCCTCCAGGACCTGCTGGGCCACGAGGACCCCAAGGAGACAAAGGATTTTCTATTATT ggACCGAAAGGAATCGATGGAACGCCAGGAATTGACGGAGAAAAAGGTCAAAAGGGAGAGCGAGGATACGCTGGAGTTCGTGGACGTCCTGGAGATTCTTTGGACGGAATTCCTGGGTCGCCTGGAGCTCCTGGAATGCCAGGAGAGCCTGGAGCTTCTGGAAGAGACGGAGTGCCTGGAATTCCCGGCGAGCACGGAGAAAAAGGAGACATTGGTGGAAGATGTCAGGACTGTTTGCCAGGATTGAGAGGAGAAAAGGGAGACAGAGGAAACGACGGAGCACCTGGACAGCCTGGAGCCAGAGGTCCGCCTGGAGAGAGAGGTTTTCCTGGAGAAGCTGGATTTGATGGGTTGCCTGGACCGATTGGGCCGCCTGGACCCTCCGGTAAAGACGGAATTCCCGGAAGTCCTGGTCCTCAGGGAGAACCTGGAACTCCTGCGATTGTTACGGAGAATATGTTGAAGCTGGAGAAGGGTGACAAGGGGTTAAGGGGCGAACCTGGAAGATCTGGGCCGCCTGGACCCATAGGAATGACTGGAGAAAAAGGCAGACAAGGATTCGAAGGATTCCCTGGACTCAAAG GTGAGGCTGGTGACCGTGGATTCCCTGGACAAGATGGGGCCGCTGGAAGACCTGGAATTCCCGGCCAAAAAGGTGAGAAAGGAATCAGCGTTAAGGGAGAACCCGGAGAACCAGGAAGACCTGGAGCAATGGGATACAAAGGAGACCCTGGTTTTTATGGACCCAAAGGAGAGCCTGGCGAGTGTGCTCCGATAAACCTCGAGGAAGGAGTTAAGGGTGACAGAGGTCCTCCTGGTGAAAAAGGAGAGCTTGGACCACCTGGACGAGATGGACTGCCTGGAGACAAAGGTTTGCAAGGGTTCTCAGGACCTCCTGGTCCAGCAGGTCCGATCGGTTCACCTGGACCCACTGGTCCCAGAGGTTTGCCCGGTCCCAGAGGCGACAAAGGAGACACTGGTCCCATGGGATTCCCCGGAGAAGCTGGTCGAGACGGTCCCAGAGGTTTCCCTGGTTTACCTGCTGCCAAAGGAGACAAAGGAGAGATGGGTATTTCGGTAAAGGGAAGTCAAGGTTTGACTGGACCTCCTGGAGAAAAAGGAGAGCGAGGATTCCCTG gtgCTCCTGGAAAAGAAGGACCTAGAGGTTATCCAGGTCTAGCTGGATTCACTGGAGAGAAAGGAGACGTTGGAGTGCCTGGAATAAACGGATTGCCCGGAGGCCCTGGTGAGAAAGGAGACACTGGACCAGTCGGTCCTCCAGGACCACCTGGAGTCCCTGGAGCGCCTGGAACAGACGGTGGTAAGGGAGAACCAGGTTTGCCTGGAGAGCCCGGTCGAATTGGACTCCCTGGATTCCCAGGAGAAAAGGGAGGTAGAGGAGAACCGGGAATAGAAGGTCCCAAAGGTTATCCCGGAAGGAGAGGGTTGCCTGGAGTGGCTGGACAGCCTGGATTGGAAGGAGCTCCGGGTCTCAAAGGAGAACGCGGAGAGAAAGGAAATTCTGGATTCCCAGGATTGCCAGGGTTGGAAGGCAAGCCGGGCCGAGTTGGTGCTCCTGGACCTAAAGGTGATCACGGATTTGATGGAGCACCTGGACTGCCAGGTCCTATGGGGCTGGAAGGTGTCAAAGGAGAGAGGGGATTCTCTGGTAATCCAGGAAGAAAAGGAGAACCTGGACAGACTTCGGCTAAGGGTCAGAAAGGAGAGCCTGGAATGCCTGGCGTTCGTGGAGCTCCGGGACCTCCTGGTAGGGATGGTGTTGATGGAGAGAAAGGAGAAGCCGGAAGACCTGGACTCGCTAGAGATGGATTGCCTGGGCTCAAGGGAGAGCCTGGAATTCCTGGACTTGATGGGTTGCCTGGACCTCAAGGTCAGAAAGGAGACACTGGAGTTACTGGATTCCCAGGACAGAAGGGAGATGCTGGATATCCTGGACCTGCTGGAGAGccag gCAGACCTGGCCTTGACGGATTTCCTGGACCAAACGGCGACATGGGACCTGCAGGGCCTCCTGGATTCCCTGGTCTTGATGGTGACATGGGCATGCCTGGTAGACCTGGTTTGGATGGCCCTAAAGGAGAAAGAGGACCGCAAGGTATCGACGGACTACCGGGAGTTCTTGGACCACCAGGTCTCAAGGGAGATCGCGGTCCAGCCGGCTTGACTGTTAGCATCAAAGGAGAGAAAGGAGAGCCTGGAAATCCTGGACTTGATGGTCTTGATGGTGAAAAGGGTGATCGAGGATTCAATGGCGCCCCTGGTTTTGACGGCGAAAAGGGAGACAGAGGTCCGCCCGGTGTCTTAGGAAATCCTGGATCACCTGGAGCACCTGGGCCTAAAG gtGACACGGGACTTGTTGGAGCTCCTGGATTCCCTGGCGCGACAGTCAAGGGAGAAAAGGGTCTGCCTGGAATGTTGGGCAAGCACGGTAGAGATGGACTCCCCGGAACTCCTGGAGAAAAAGGAGAGCCTGGATTCCCAGGTCTTCCTGGGCACAAAGGAGATGCTGGAGCTTGGGGACCGGTTGGTCATCAGGGAGAGAAAGGAGACACTGGTTTGATAGGTCCGGAAGGTCCTCCTGGTCGACCTGGAGAGCCAGGTCTAGAAGGAATGCCTGGAGTTTCTGGAGAAAGAGGACCTAAGGGAGATCAGGGTCCACCTGGACTGTTCGGCGCGCCAGGACAAAAAGGAGAAAGAGGTCTCTCAGGTCCTCCTGGGCTTGATGGCATTCCTGGAGAAAAAGGAGATCGCGGTTTTGATGGAATTCCCGGAGAACCAGGTAATCCCGGCGAAAAAGGAGATCGCGGGTACCCTGGAGCTGTTGGATTCATGGGAGAAGTTGGACGCATCGGAGAGAAGGGTGACCAAGGAGACGACTGTCTTGAACCACCCATGGGACCAAAAGGCGACCGAGGCTTCccag GCTCACCTGGAATTCCTGGAGCTCCGGGAGAAAAAGGAGTTGCTGGACCACCAGGATTCCCTGGAATTCCGGGAGCCAAGGGGGCTCAAGGATTCATGGGAGCTCCTGGATCGCCAGGGCGTCCTGGATTGGAGGGACCAATAGGACCCCCAGGTCTGCCTGGTTTAACCGGACCAGCAGGTCTCCCAGGACCCAAAGGAGAGAGTGGTGCTCAGTGCGAGCAAGCCACTGATTATCTAACTGGAATTTTACTAGTCCGTCACAGCCAAAGTCAAACTGTTCCTGTTTGCGAACCGGGTCATATTAAACTTTGGGAAGGTTACAGTCTTCTTTATACAGACGGAGATGAACGAGCTCATTCTCAAGATCTAG GTTATGCCGGGTCGTGCGTACGGAAATTTTCCACGATGCCTTTCCTCTTCTGCGACGTTAACAACGTCTGTCACTACGCCAGCCGTAACGACCGCTCTTATTGGCTGTCTACCAACAGTCCGATTCCTATGATGCCCGTCGAGGAATCCTCCATCGAGGAGTATATTTCCAG GTGCGTGGTCTGCGAAGTTCCAGCCAATGTCCTAGCAATTCACAGTCAGTCACTGAGCATTCCAGAGTGTCCTTCCGGATGGTCTGGATTGTGGATCGGTTACAGTTTCGTcatg CACACGGGAGCCGGATCGCAAGGTGGCGGACAATCTCTGTCAAGCCCCGGATCGTGTCTGGAAGATTTCCGAGCGACTCCCTTCATCGAGTGCAACGGGGCGAAAGGACACTGCCATTACTACGCGAACGAATTCAGTTTTTGGATGGCGACTATCGAAGACCGACAACAGTTCCAGAAACCAGAAAAACAGACACTCAAAGCCGGTAATCTTAGGACCCGAATCAGTCGTTGTCAAGTTTGTATAAAGAACACGTAA
- the LOC123273231 gene encoding tyrosine aminotransferase, with translation MSNSLGTPRDRWDVCASDIARRTHNPIRAIVENIVVEPNPNKKLIALSIGDPTTFGNLKPPREVIEALQQSVASFEFNGYAPSTGHQIAREAVAEYCSTENLEVEAKDVILCSGCSCALDLCITVLAKEGQNILIPRPGFSLYRTLAVGLGVGVRAYNLLPDFGWEIDLDHLASLVDERTAAIIVNNPSNPCGSVYSRHHLLDIIDVAAKYHVPIIADEIYEHMVFPGRTFYPMASLSTEVPILSCSGLAKRFLVPGWRMGWVIIHDRQNIFNNEIRNGLQSLSQRIIGSSTIIQGALPGILKNTPQRFFDDVTKLLYNHSITTFNLIKEIPGLKPIMPDGAMYMMVHIDLESFPEFNTEVDFVERLLMEESVFCLPGGCFDLPSYIRLVITVPVEMQEEACKRIRDFCYRHHCKTQNLIRNSIEGVEIPY, from the exons ATGTCGAATAGTTTGGGCACACCTCGTGACCGATGGGATGTCTGTGCTTCGGACATCGCCAGGCGTACTCACAATCCTATCAGGGCTATTGTCGAGAATATTGTCGTGGAGCCAAATCCAAATAAAAAGCTGATAGCACTTTCTATCG GTGACCCAACTACTTTCGGGAATTTAAAGCCCCCGAGAGAAGTTATCGAGGCGTTGCAGCAAAGTGTCGCTTCCTTTGAGTTTAATGGATACGCACCCAGCACAG GCCATCAAATAGCGCGAGAAGCTGTCGCGGAATATTGTTCAACAGAGAATCTCGAAGTAGAAGCTaaa gATGTGATATTGTGTAGTGGATGTTCATGTGCGTTGGACTTATGTATAACAGTACTTGCAAAAGAAGGGCAGAATATTCTGATACCGAGACCAGGATTTTCACTGTACCGGACACTTGCCGTGGGACTGGGTGTGGGAGTCAGAGCTTACAATCTTTTG cCGGATTTCGGGTGGGAGATAGACCTCGATCATCTCGCATCGCTCGTTGACGAGAGGACTGCTGCAATCATTGTAAATAATCCTTCAAATCCTTGCGGGTCTGTCTACAGTCGTCATCACCTGTTGGATATTATCGACGTCGCTGCTAAGTATCATGTTCCAATTATTGCCGATGAAATTTACGAGCACATG gtCTTCCCTGGACGAACCTTTTACCCGATGGCCTCTCTATCGACAGAAGTACCAATCCTCTCATGCAGCGGATTAGCCAAAAG GTTTCTGGTCCCCGGATGGCGGATGGGATGGGTAATAATTCACGACCGAcaaaatatattcaataatgAG aTACGCAACGGTTTACAAAGTTTGAGCCAAAGAATAATTGGAAGCAGTACAATAATTCAAGGAGCATTACCGGGAATACTTAAAAACACGCCTCAAAGATTTTTCGACGACGTTACCAAGCTGCTATAC AACCACTCGATAACGACGTTCAATCTTATTAAGGAGATTCCTGGACTGAAGCCAATTATGCCTGATGGAGCGATGTACATGATG GTGCACATAGACTTAGAGTCCTTCCCGGAGTTTAATACTGAGGTTGATTTTGTCGAGCGTCTATTAATGGAAGAGTCTGTTTTCTGCTTGCCTGGAGGt tGTTTTGATTTACCTTCCTACATAAGATTGGTAATAACAGTACCAGTAGAAATGCAAGAAGAAGCCTGTAAGAGGATCCGCGACTTTTGTTATCGGCACCACTGCAAGACACAAAATCTAATAAGAAATTCTATCGAGGGCGTCGAGATaccttattaa